One genomic segment of Trichococcus shcherbakoviae includes these proteins:
- a CDS encoding glycoside hydrolase family 1 protein, whose amino-acid sequence MAFPKGFLWGGATAANQLEGAYNEGGKGLSIFDMVQFVPKEERTNEIEMDIRSKKELEDLLAGNGGDNFPKRRGIDFYHHYKEDIALFAEMGFKTFRMSISWPRIFPNGDETEPNEEGLAFYDKVFDELLKYGIEPLVTLSHYEIPLTLVQKYNGWADRRVVEFFVHYAETVFNRYKGKVKYWLTFNEINISTMSPYIGSGVLIDEVEHKEQTVYQALHHQFVASARAVKACHEMIPDAMIGCMLARMEVYPETCSPDDVLEALKEDQMNLFFTDVQVRGYYPSFMLSYFEENDIKINMLPGDEEILMQHTVDYLSFSYYMSMVASGAPDKKKEKGNFFSGVKNPYLESSDWGWQIDPKGLRITLKKMYDRYQVPLFIVENGLGAYDKVEEDGSINDDYRIDYMRAHIEQMKEAIKEGVDLIGYTSWGCIDLISASTSEMSKRYGFIYVDQDDYGNGTLARSKKKSFDWYKQVITTNGEEL is encoded by the coding sequence ATGGCATTCCCAAAAGGTTTTTTATGGGGTGGAGCTACGGCTGCAAACCAATTAGAAGGAGCTTACAACGAGGGGGGCAAAGGCCTTTCCATTTTTGATATGGTTCAATTTGTACCAAAAGAAGAGCGTACAAATGAAATAGAAATGGATATTAGAAGCAAAAAGGAACTTGAGGATCTTTTAGCCGGAAATGGTGGAGATAACTTCCCGAAACGTCGCGGTATCGACTTCTACCACCATTATAAAGAAGATATTGCACTATTTGCAGAAATGGGCTTCAAAACATTCCGTATGTCCATCTCTTGGCCTCGTATTTTTCCAAATGGTGATGAGACAGAGCCAAATGAAGAAGGGCTAGCTTTCTATGACAAAGTATTCGATGAATTATTAAAGTATGGAATTGAGCCCCTTGTGACGTTATCACACTATGAAATTCCACTTACTTTAGTTCAAAAATATAATGGCTGGGCAGATCGACGCGTGGTTGAATTCTTTGTTCATTATGCAGAAACGGTATTTAATCGTTATAAAGGAAAAGTGAAATACTGGTTAACGTTCAATGAAATTAATATTTCAACGATGTCTCCATATATTGGTAGTGGTGTTCTTATAGATGAAGTAGAACACAAGGAACAAACGGTTTATCAAGCATTACATCATCAGTTTGTAGCAAGTGCCAGAGCGGTCAAGGCCTGTCATGAAATGATCCCTGATGCCATGATTGGTTGTATGCTAGCTCGTATGGAAGTATATCCTGAAACTTGCAGTCCGGATGATGTATTAGAAGCACTGAAAGAGGATCAAATGAATCTATTCTTCACTGACGTTCAGGTTCGTGGGTATTATCCAAGCTTCATGTTAAGTTATTTTGAAGAAAATGATATTAAGATTAACATGCTTCCTGGCGATGAAGAAATATTAATGCAGCATACAGTGGATTACTTATCCTTTAGTTACTATATGTCAATGGTGGCTAGCGGAGCACCTGATAAGAAGAAGGAAAAAGGGAACTTCTTTAGTGGTGTGAAAAACCCTTATTTAGAGTCGTCTGATTGGGGATGGCAAATCGATCCTAAAGGATTGCGTATTACCCTAAAGAAAATGTACGATCGCTACCAAGTACCGTTGTTTATCGTAGAAAATGGACTGGGAGCCTATGATAAAGTAGAGGAAGACGGCTCAATCAACGACGATTATCGTATTGATTATATGCGTGCACATATCGAGCAAATGAAAGAAGCAATCAAAGAGGGAGTAGATCTTATTGGGTACACAAGCTGGGGTTGTATCGATTTAATTAGTGCAAGTACCTCTGAAATGTCTAAACGTTATGGTTTCATCTACGTTGATCAAGACGATTATGGCAATGGTACTTTAGCGAGAAGCAAGAAAAAATCATTTGATTGGTATAAGCAGGTAATTACTACAAATGGAGAAGAACTATAG